The Caldalkalibacillus thermarum nucleotide sequence TTATATTGTCTTTTTGGGGGCAATAGTCGCGCATAAGGAGAAAGCGCATCTAGGCGTGGATCTATTAGTAGGCTCGCTTCCTCTTGGGTTGCAAAAAGCGGTTTATGCCTTGATTAATTTCATCGTCATTGCCGTTCTTTATTTGTTTGTAGATGGTGCACTTAAAATGTATCAACTGAACATTAATAATTTTGCACCTGCCACAGGTATTTCACTTTCTGTCTTATACGTAGCCGGAATTGCGGCAGGTATCATTATGATAGTAATCAGTGCGGTGCAAACGATTCAGTTTGTCTGGTTTAACAAAAATGCACCGAGCTGGGCCAAATCAGAAGCGCATGATTCCTCTAAGGAGGATCGATCATCATGATATGGGTTTTTTTAGGTGTATTGTTTGCCTTTCTTTTTCTCGGTGTGCCTGTGGCTTTTGCGATGTTGATCAGTGCAATCGCCATGATGTTGGTGATGGGCAATTTTGACACACAGATCATTGCTCAAAACCTAATCAATGGGGCCAACAGTTTTCCGTTATTGGCTATTCCCTTATTTATCTTAGCCGGAGAGATTATGAATGCGGGCGGGATTTCACGCCGAGTGGTGGACTTTGCCATTAAAATGGTCGGACACATCCGGGGCGGACTGGGATACGTGGTCATTCTGGCCGGTGTCTTGTTTGCTGGATTGTCCGGATCCGCTGTGGCTGATACAGCCGCATTGGGGGCCATATTAATTCCCATGATGGCCGCCAGAGGCTATGATATTAAACGTTCAACGGGTTTGGTGGCCTCATCCGGAATCATTGCGCCCATTATTCCCCCCAGTATTCCCTTAATTTTGTTTGGTGTGGTGGGGGGAGTTTCCATTACACAGCTGTTTATGGCTGGTATTGTACCAGGAATTTTGTTTGCTATGGGATTAATGATTGCATGGTATCTGGTTGCAAAGAGGGATAATTATGAAAAAATGCCCAAGGCCAGCAATAAGGAACGTCTGCAAGCATTTGCTAAGGCTATATGGGCTCTGTTGTTGCCTGTAATTATCATCGTTGGATTGCGGGGCGGCATTTTTACCCCAACCGAAGCAGCGGTTGTTGCGGTGGTGTATGCTTTATTAATAAGTTTTACTGTATATCGTGGGGAATTGAAAATCAAAGATCTCCCTCAGGTGTTTGTCAACGCCACCAAAACAACAGGCGTGGTCATGTTTCTGGCTTCGGCAGCC carries:
- a CDS encoding TRAP transporter small permease, whose protein sequence is MNKMVRVLNGLLNGIITVIFSSMVLLVFVNVVLRYVLDSGITWSEEFARFLFVYIVFLGAIVAHKEKAHLGVDLLVGSLPLGLQKAVYALINFIVIAVLYLFVDGALKMYQLNINNFAPATGISLSVLYVAGIAAGIIMIVISAVQTIQFVWFNKNAPSWAKSEAHDSSKEDRSS
- a CDS encoding TRAP transporter large permease, with amino-acid sequence MMIWVFLGVLFAFLFLGVPVAFAMLISAIAMMLVMGNFDTQIIAQNLINGANSFPLLAIPLFILAGEIMNAGGISRRVVDFAIKMVGHIRGGLGYVVILAGVLFAGLSGSAVADTAALGAILIPMMAARGYDIKRSTGLVASSGIIAPIIPPSIPLILFGVVGGVSITQLFMAGIVPGILFAMGLMIAWYLVAKRDNYEKMPKASNKERLQAFAKAIWALLLPVIIIVGLRGGIFTPTEAAVVAVVYALLISFTVYRGELKIKDLPQVFVNATKTTGVVMFLASAAMVTAWVITVAQIPAQLVGILGDITESPLLLLLILMIFLLLVGLVMDMTPAILIFTPILLPVIEAAGIHPVYFGIIMVMTLC